GGCCATGACGATGCGGTTGGGCAGCCGCAGGCCGTGGGCGGTGGGTGCGGAATACGGTGTGAGGAGCTTGATGTTCGTCATGCCGGAACGGTAGAAGCTGACACCGGTGTCAGATTCAAGTGCGGAGGGCCGCGGGACATGAGAATCGGCGAGCTGGCGAAGCGTACCGCTGTGAGCGAGCGGTCCCTGCGCTACTACGAGAAGCAGGGTCTGCTGTCCGCGGACCGCACACCGGGCGGCCACCGCGACTACCCGGAGACGGCGGTGGACCGGGTCGTCCACATCCAGGAGCTGTTCGCGGCGGGTCTGTGCAGCGCGAAGATCGTGCAGCTCCTGCCGTGCATGCGCGACCAGGACGGCGGCCCGTCGGAGACGGCCACCCCGTGGCTGGTGGAGGAGCTGTCGGTGGAGCGGGCCCGGATCGACGGCATGGTGGAGGAGTTGCTGCGGGCCAGGGACGTCCTGGACGAGGTGATCTCCGCGGCTGCGGGCAAGAGCGACGCCTGACCGCCAGCGAACACCCCCGCATACAACCTAACCCCCTAAACAGCCTTGACTGGTTACAAGGCCTCGTGCTCTACTCAACCCACAAGCAACCACCAAAACGCGCTTGAGGGGTTAGTCATGAGCAACAGGACCCACCACCGCTCCACCACCGTCCGGGGCCACGAGATCGCCTACCGCGAGGCGGGCCCGGCCGACGCCCCCGTCCTCCTCCTGCTGCACGGCTTCCCCACCAGCTCGCACATGTTCCGCGACCTCATCCCGCTCCTCGCCGACCGCTACCGCGTCATCGCCCCCGACCACATCGGTTTCGGCCGCTCCGCCACCCCCTCCGCACAGGACTTCACGTACACCTTCGCCGAACTCGCCGACATCACCGCGGAGTTCACCGACCAGCTGGGCCTGACGCGCTTCGCCCTCTACATCCAGGACTACGGCGCCCCCATCGGCCTGCGCCTGGCGCTCGCACACCCCGAGCGCGTCACGGCGATCGTCACGCAGAACGGCAACGCCTACGAGGAAGGCCTCGGCACCGAGGCCTGGGCGCCCGTCCTCGCATACATCGCAGACCCGAATGAGAAGAACGCCGCGGCCGTAGGGGAGATCCGCTCCCCCGAAGGCATCAAGTGGCAGTACACGCACGGCGTTCCCGACCCGACCCTGGTCAGCCCGGACGCCTGGCTGCACGACACCGCGCTGATGGCGCGCGAGGGACAGGACGGGATCCAGCTCGCGCTGATGGGCGACTACGGCAGCAACATCGAGCTGTATCCCGCGTTCCACGAGTACTTCCGTGCGTCCCAGGTCCCGCTGCTCGCCACCTGGGGCGCCCACGACGAGATCTTCGTGCGGGAGGGCGCCGTAGCCTTCCTCCGTGACCTGCCGGAGGCCGAGGTGCACCTCCTGCCCGCCGGCCACTTCGCCCTGGAGACCCACGCGGGGCAGATCGCCGGTCTGATCGACGGCTTCCTGACGCGGCGCCTCGGCAGCCCGGCACGATGACGGGAAACAGCACCGCCTCCGACCGGGGTGGGGCCCAGGTCGGAGGCGGGATTCAGGGAGGGGCACCGAGCCCCTGGGGGCGTCAGCCCATGTGCGGGTAGCCGTACTCCGT
This Streptomyces sp. NBC_01283 DNA region includes the following protein-coding sequences:
- a CDS encoding MerR family transcriptional regulator; the protein is MRIGELAKRTAVSERSLRYYEKQGLLSADRTPGGHRDYPETAVDRVVHIQELFAAGLCSAKIVQLLPCMRDQDGGPSETATPWLVEELSVERARIDGMVEELLRARDVLDEVISAAAGKSDA
- a CDS encoding alpha/beta fold hydrolase, whose amino-acid sequence is MSNRTHHRSTTVRGHEIAYREAGPADAPVLLLLHGFPTSSHMFRDLIPLLADRYRVIAPDHIGFGRSATPSAQDFTYTFAELADITAEFTDQLGLTRFALYIQDYGAPIGLRLALAHPERVTAIVTQNGNAYEEGLGTEAWAPVLAYIADPNEKNAAAVGEIRSPEGIKWQYTHGVPDPTLVSPDAWLHDTALMAREGQDGIQLALMGDYGSNIELYPAFHEYFRASQVPLLATWGAHDEIFVREGAVAFLRDLPEAEVHLLPAGHFALETHAGQIAGLIDGFLTRRLGSPAR